One genomic region from Prosthecobacter debontii encodes:
- a CDS encoding sugar kinase codes for MSLPRQPHFDVLSLGEVLLRLDPGEGRVRTSRQFTAWEGGGEYNVARGARRCFGLRTGILTAFADNEIGRLLEDLILQGGVDTSLVKWVPYDGMGKRVRNPINFTERGFGVRGAKGSVDRGHSAASQLKPGDYDFDHLFGTLGCRWLHTGGIFAGLSESTAELTIQACEAAKRHGVTVSYDLNYRPSLWQERGGFPAAQALNRKLAPYIDVMIGVLCDEPPTAGAVAPGESDIFAAEDAALRPAIEKLVAEFPNLKTIAATLRRVHTASINDWGALCYHEGQFYRSRNYPRFDILDRIGAGDSFVAGLVAGLLQEGDAQKAVNYGAAHGALAMTTPGDTSMATLVEVQKLAEGGDSKVQR; via the coding sequence ATGTCCCTGCCCCGCCAACCTCATTTCGATGTCCTGTCCCTCGGTGAAGTCTTGCTGCGCCTTGATCCAGGTGAAGGCCGTGTCCGCACCTCCCGTCAATTCACGGCCTGGGAAGGCGGCGGAGAATACAATGTGGCTCGAGGAGCCCGACGCTGCTTTGGCCTCCGCACCGGCATCCTGACCGCCTTTGCCGACAATGAAATCGGACGCCTGCTGGAAGACCTCATTCTCCAGGGCGGTGTGGACACCAGCCTCGTCAAGTGGGTGCCCTACGACGGCATGGGCAAGCGCGTGCGCAATCCGATCAACTTCACCGAGCGTGGCTTCGGCGTGCGCGGCGCTAAAGGCAGCGTGGACCGCGGACACAGTGCCGCCTCCCAACTCAAGCCGGGCGACTACGATTTCGATCATCTCTTTGGCACGCTCGGCTGCCGCTGGTTGCACACCGGGGGCATCTTTGCCGGACTGTCTGAAAGCACCGCCGAGCTCACCATCCAGGCCTGTGAAGCGGCCAAACGTCATGGGGTGACGGTGAGCTACGATCTGAACTACCGCCCCTCCCTCTGGCAGGAGCGCGGAGGCTTCCCCGCCGCGCAGGCGCTAAACCGCAAGCTGGCGCCCTACATTGATGTGATGATTGGCGTGCTGTGCGATGAGCCCCCGACCGCTGGGGCTGTCGCTCCAGGCGAATCAGATATCTTTGCCGCTGAAGACGCCGCCTTGCGTCCCGCCATCGAGAAACTGGTGGCCGAGTTCCCCAATCTCAAAACCATCGCCGCCACCCTACGCCGGGTCCACACCGCCAGCATCAACGATTGGGGTGCGCTCTGCTATCACGAGGGACAGTTCTACCGCAGCCGTAACTACCCGCGCTTTGACATCCTGGACCGCATCGGTGCCGGAGACAGCTTTGTCGCGGGCCTCGTCGCAGGTCTGCTTCAGGAAGGCGACGCGCAGAAGGCGGTGAACTACGGCGCGGCTCACGGAGCCCTCGCCATGACCACCCCCGGCGACACCAGCATGGCCACCCTCGTGGAGGTGCAAAAGCTGGCCGAAGGTGGTGACTCCAAGGTCCAGCGTTGA
- a CDS encoding phosphoenolpyruvate carboxylase produces the protein MTPTNPLREHGFRLLEDELKFLMEAFANVLRRLGEPDLAKKLPWAGKCEGIGDAPDRALGQAYSIAFQMLNIVEERAAAQVRRLREKERGPEAEKGLWPDNLKQMQELGLSQEELIGVLRDVLVEPVLTAHPTEAKRETVRELHLEIYSLMNRHENPSYTPREQLRLQGHLETRLENLWRTGEIHVTRPTIDAELQNALHYLREVFPEALSRAHIHLREAWISAGYEAAVVDELPPLLRFGTWIGGDRDGHPFVTAEVTARSLKSLRKNALRIQRRSLERLAVQSPLSSLFQKTPQVLEDLIERLTSGLQAESTLDLTYILERNKEEPWRAAIYLMRAKVVLAMEKPESPAAYKEAPQLDADLVAYAESLEAVGAGGLVKELIVPFRRQLKAFGFHSAILDVRQNSAFHEKALDQLLRAAGLMDDRPLSEWPLEEKRALLCREFLSPRPFLAPGMSAGPEADTVLACYRVIADHLHTYGSAGLGALIVSMTKNVEDLLTVYLLAREAGLTEWTPEGLRCPLPVTPLFETMDDLEAGPGIVEAFLKHPVTRRSLHPENPTLQIMVGYSDSNKDCGILASQWALHRAQTQLSATCQSHGVKAVFFHGRGGTVGRGAGPTHWFMEALPQGSLGGWLRMTEQGETIAQKYAHLGSAVYNIELLMASAASATARHRHSKSAPAAIHAIMDGLAESSMLTYRSLLHAPDFMKFYRSATPIDALEHARIGSRPSRRTGQATLDDLRAIPWVFSWTQSRFYLPGWFGAGSALVSLRESSTSNFEALRGYLKESAFLRYVLTNIESSLVSANGELMSLYASLVPDIAVRDSFLGTILTEFARTREVLEDLFQGTFAERRPRLAYTLEIREEPLRVLHHQQVSLLREWRACLAAGENEGAEAMLPDLLVSINALASGLRTTG, from the coding sequence ATGACACCGACCAACCCACTGCGGGAGCATGGCTTCCGCCTCCTCGAAGACGAACTGAAGTTCCTGATGGAAGCTTTTGCCAACGTGCTGCGCCGTTTGGGCGAGCCCGATCTGGCCAAGAAGCTGCCTTGGGCGGGGAAGTGTGAAGGGATCGGGGATGCACCGGATCGTGCTTTGGGTCAGGCTTACTCGATTGCCTTTCAGATGCTGAACATCGTGGAGGAGCGCGCGGCAGCTCAGGTGCGGCGTCTGCGGGAAAAGGAGCGTGGGCCCGAAGCGGAAAAAGGCCTGTGGCCGGATAACCTGAAGCAGATGCAGGAACTCGGCCTGAGTCAGGAAGAACTGATCGGCGTGCTGCGGGATGTGCTGGTGGAGCCTGTGCTGACCGCCCACCCCACGGAGGCGAAGCGTGAGACCGTGCGCGAGTTGCATCTGGAAATCTACAGCCTGATGAACAGGCACGAGAACCCCTCCTACACCCCCCGTGAGCAGCTCCGTCTGCAGGGGCACCTGGAGACTCGGCTGGAGAATCTCTGGCGCACGGGGGAGATCCACGTCACCCGGCCCACCATCGATGCGGAACTCCAAAACGCGCTGCACTACCTGCGCGAAGTCTTCCCTGAGGCGCTTTCCCGAGCGCATATTCATCTCCGCGAGGCCTGGATTTCCGCAGGCTACGAGGCGGCCGTGGTGGATGAACTGCCCCCCCTGCTACGCTTTGGCACGTGGATCGGTGGAGACCGGGATGGACACCCCTTTGTCACTGCTGAAGTCACTGCCCGCTCGCTGAAGTCATTGCGCAAGAATGCCCTGCGTATCCAGCGCCGCAGCCTGGAGCGCTTGGCTGTCCAGTCGCCCCTGAGCTCGCTGTTTCAGAAGACACCGCAGGTGCTTGAAGACCTGATCGAACGCCTGACTTCGGGATTGCAGGCGGAGTCCACGCTGGACCTGACCTACATCTTGGAGCGCAATAAAGAAGAGCCCTGGCGTGCGGCCATCTATCTCATGCGGGCCAAGGTGGTGCTGGCCATGGAGAAACCGGAATCTCCTGCCGCCTACAAAGAAGCGCCTCAACTGGATGCAGACTTGGTCGCCTATGCAGAGTCTTTGGAGGCAGTGGGGGCTGGCGGCCTGGTGAAGGAATTGATCGTGCCTTTCCGCAGGCAGTTGAAGGCCTTCGGCTTCCACTCCGCCATCCTGGATGTCCGTCAAAACTCGGCTTTCCATGAAAAAGCGCTGGATCAGCTTCTGCGTGCGGCGGGCCTCATGGATGATCGTCCGCTCAGTGAATGGCCGCTGGAGGAGAAACGCGCGCTTCTGTGCCGCGAGTTCCTTTCCCCTCGTCCGTTCTTGGCTCCTGGCATGTCCGCCGGTCCCGAGGCCGATACGGTGCTGGCCTGCTACCGTGTCATTGCCGATCACCTACACACCTACGGTTCTGCCGGTCTGGGCGCACTGATCGTCTCCATGACCAAGAATGTAGAAGATCTGCTCACCGTCTACCTTCTGGCACGTGAAGCGGGCTTGACTGAATGGACCCCTGAAGGCCTCCGCTGTCCGCTGCCGGTGACTCCTTTGTTTGAGACCATGGATGACCTGGAGGCTGGTCCCGGCATCGTGGAAGCTTTCCTGAAGCATCCCGTCACTCGCCGGAGCCTGCATCCTGAGAATCCCACGCTGCAGATCATGGTGGGCTATTCAGATTCCAACAAAGACTGTGGCATTCTGGCCAGCCAGTGGGCCCTGCATCGGGCTCAGACACAGCTTTCCGCCACCTGTCAGTCGCATGGTGTGAAAGCGGTCTTCTTCCATGGTCGAGGTGGCACCGTAGGCCGTGGGGCCGGTCCGACCCATTGGTTCATGGAAGCTCTGCCTCAGGGCTCCCTGGGCGGCTGGCTGCGCATGACCGAGCAAGGGGAAACCATTGCCCAGAAGTATGCTCACCTGGGCTCGGCGGTGTATAACATTGAGCTTCTCATGGCCTCGGCGGCCTCCGCCACCGCTCGGCATCGCCATTCGAAGTCTGCACCTGCCGCCATTCATGCCATCATGGACGGCCTCGCGGAAAGCAGCATGCTGACTTATCGTAGCCTGTTGCATGCGCCGGACTTCATGAAGTTTTACCGCTCTGCGACCCCGATCGATGCCCTGGAGCATGCCCGCATCGGCTCACGCCCGAGCCGCCGCACAGGTCAGGCGACGCTGGATGACCTCCGCGCCATCCCCTGGGTCTTCTCCTGGACACAGTCCCGGTTTTATCTGCCTGGTTGGTTCGGTGCCGGTTCCGCTTTGGTTTCGCTCCGCGAGAGCAGCACCTCGAACTTCGAGGCTCTGCGCGGGTATCTCAAGGAATCCGCTTTCCTCCGCTACGTGCTGACCAACATCGAGAGCTCACTCGTCAGCGCCAATGGCGAACTCATGAGTCTCTATGCTAGCCTCGTCCCCGACATTGCTGTGCGCGATAGCTTCCTGGGCACCATCCTGACGGAATTCGCCCGCACCCGCGAGGTGCTGGAGGATCTCTTCCAGGGCACCTTCGCCGAGCGTCGTCCGCGTCTGGCTTACACGCTGGAGATTCGTGAAGAACCTCTGCGTGTGCTGCATCATCAGCAGGTGAGCCTGCTGCGTGAGTGGCGTGCCTGCTTAGCAGCAGGAGAAAACGAAGGTGCCGAGGCCATGCTGCCAGACCTGCTCGTCTCCATCAATGCCCTGGCCTCAGGCCTGCGCACCACGGGTTAG
- a CDS encoding MogA/MoaB family molybdenum cofactor biosynthesis protein → MSSTSPILVGIITVSDRASQGIYEDLGGPALRNAAEGYGWQVVGEVIVPDDLERIQAAIRSLISQGCGLVLTTGGTGVDVRDVTPEAIRGILRVEIPGFGELMRMRSVEITPNAILSRSLAAIVDTALVIALPGKPQGAVECLSFVLGAIPHAVKLAQRVPTSC, encoded by the coding sequence ATGTCGTCCACCAGCCCCATCCTCGTCGGCATCATCACCGTGTCAGATCGCGCCAGCCAAGGCATCTATGAAGACCTCGGTGGCCCGGCCCTGCGCAACGCAGCGGAGGGATATGGTTGGCAAGTGGTGGGCGAGGTGATCGTGCCGGATGACCTGGAGCGTATCCAGGCCGCCATCCGCTCGCTCATTAGCCAAGGCTGCGGACTCGTGCTCACCACCGGAGGCACCGGCGTGGATGTTCGCGATGTCACGCCCGAGGCCATTCGCGGCATCCTACGGGTGGAGATCCCCGGCTTTGGGGAGCTGATGCGCATGCGCTCCGTAGAGATCACGCCCAATGCCATCCTGAGTCGCAGCCTCGCCGCGATAGTGGACACCGCCCTGGTCATCGCCCTGCCCGGCAAACCGCAAGGCGCTGTGGAGTGCCTCAGCTTCGTGCTCGGCGCCATCCCCCACGCCGTGAAGCTGGCCCAGCGCGTGCCGACAAGTTGTTAG
- the moaC gene encoding cyclic pyranopterin monophosphate synthase MoaC, with amino-acid sequence MSSLTHLDESGQASMVDVSSKVPCLREASAAGHIRMQPETLRLIQDNGLKKGDVLAVARIAGIQAAKQTQHLIPLCHQIPLSKVAVDFQIEATGIAITTLVKTTAATGVEMEALTAVSVAALTLYDMCKAVDKTMEISDIRLLSKTKTPLP; translated from the coding sequence ATGTCATCTCTCACCCATCTCGACGAATCCGGCCAAGCCAGCATGGTGGACGTGTCCAGCAAGGTCCCCTGCCTGCGGGAAGCCAGCGCCGCCGGGCACATCCGCATGCAGCCGGAGACGCTGCGTCTGATCCAGGACAATGGCTTGAAGAAAGGCGATGTCCTGGCCGTGGCGCGCATCGCCGGTATCCAAGCCGCGAAGCAGACACAGCATCTCATCCCGCTCTGCCATCAGATCCCGCTCAGCAAGGTGGCGGTGGATTTCCAGATCGAGGCCACAGGTATCGCCATCACCACACTGGTGAAAACCACGGCTGCCACAGGGGTGGAGATGGAGGCGCTGACGGCCGTGAGTGTGGCGGCGCTGACGCTCTACGACATGTGCAAAGCCGTGGACAAGACGATGGAGATCAGCGACATCCGCCTGCTTTCGAAAACCAAGACTCCCCTGCCCTAA